A section of the Centroberyx gerrardi isolate f3 chromosome 8, fCenGer3.hap1.cur.20231027, whole genome shotgun sequence genome encodes:
- the LOC139929404 gene encoding uncharacterized protein LOC139929404, producing the protein MKKQGKGEATTTIHLSSPTESSSVQVYDDCQRVAYNKMHPGNVRTMENGSHAMRDGLQQVAGRDGRGKSSSAADADGLKDQSALRDSMWMMDSSSQAYSGPEDNSTDAHETLTETSTLTFVDAHTIDESGESHSLQGLGAGLVYIKEFVLIDDDDDGDMSLREKTVTDMSVMDGNAADLVCGRLLSISSGSLSECKGESPGPEAPPPEEAEPPTQKQRCCFCTIL; encoded by the coding sequence ATGAAGAAGCAAGGAAAAGGCGAGGccaccaccaccatccaccTCTCTTCCccaacagagagcagcagcgtGCAGGTCTATGATGACTGCCAGAGGGTGGCTTATAATAAGATGCATCCTGGGAACGTCCGCACCATGGAGAACGGTTCCCACGCCATGAGAGACGGGCTGCAGCAGGTCGCCGGCCGAGACGGCAGAGGCAAGTCGTCCTCTGCAGCGGACGCCGACGGCCTGAAAGACCAGAGCGCTCTGAGGGACTCCATGTGGATGATGGACTCCAGCAGCCAGGCCTACTCAGGCCCGGAGGACAACTCCACAGACGCACACGAGACCCTGACGGAGACCTCAACTTTGACCTTTGTGGACGCCCACACCATCGATGAGTCCGGAGAGAGCCACAGCCTCCAGGGGCTCGGGGCGGGCTTGGTTTACATCAAGGAGTTTGTGCTGATAGATGACGATGACGATGGAGACATGTCATTAAGGGAGAAAACGGTGACGGACATGTCCGTCATGGACGGGAACGCCGCCGATCTGGTGTGCGGGAGGCTGCTGTCCATCTCCAGCGGCTCGCTGTCGGAGTGTAAGGGGGAATCTCCGGGTCCCGAGGCTCCTCCCCCCGAGGAGGCTGAGCCCCCGACCCAAAAGCAGCGCTGCTGTTTCTGCACCATCCTATGA